The Ictalurus furcatus strain D&B chromosome 23, Billie_1.0, whole genome shotgun sequence genome includes the window ataacaagcaaaacaaaaacaaaaaaacatgaaataacaGTAAGCTGTTACTGTTCCTTATTCTGAAGATTTAAACAGTTGCAAAACCGTCAGCTTTCTTTTCTTCGTAAAggtccttttaaaaaaaaaaaaagagagatcttCGCTCCTTGACTTGTCCGACTGTAACTGAAAGCCAGTAAAACCCTGGTAGCATATCTGGAATGTTTCGCAATGATCCAAGTGCTTGAGAAGAGGCAACAGTCTTAAGTTCATGTCTCTTCCATTTATGGTTCAGTCTgacacacagagtgtgtgtctTGAGTGTGGAGGTTAAATGTCCTCATCTGGTTCCCGGAGTCTCTCTCGTCTATTACTGTAACTCGTGCGTTTCctggaaacaacaacaacaacaaaaaaaagacatttgtccttcatcagttatttatttgtatatttcagTCCTGTGAACATGCCGTTATTAAATTCTCAATTCTAATGAgtcaaatcgcaggtttatggttaatgcgcttgttctaatactttgtcgtttctatagtaacagttcattaACAGGGACCTGTCTGGCTGCATAATCTAGACAAATAATCCACGGGGAAAAACATATACTCGTTCatatatggtgacgttttctggaagatatttgtttaaaatttatggaaggagtctccagtgttttaCGCTTTGTACCAGTATATGTTCTGGGCTTTTAAGACGGAGGATTTTCCGCTTTCTTGGCAACGTGACCATCTGTCTTCAATTCAAGACAGACAAACGCTCGCCTTCGACAACATTCGACGTAACtagaaatggacaaaaagcACGGTGTCCTtcgttaataataattaattgcaCTCATTAGCacgttgctgtggtataagaggaacagaatgttctggaacatgctgttataagaaaatcaACTtcccttcatttatttttctataaccgcAAGCATTTAGTTGAAGATGTTCGATGTTTAGTGAACGTGTCGTATCTTGTCTTTTGTGTGTTCGTGTACCTCCAGAGCAGGAAGGTCAAACCTCCAGCCACGAACAGCAAGAGCACGAGACATACAACCGCTACAGCAGtgcctctgctctctctctcacaaggTTCTGGAacatacacacagaggccacatcaCTTCTAAATACTGAGGAAAGACATATCTGCCCTCTTTGGTATACATGAGGCCACAGACCCCCACAGAGTGGCGGGGAACAGAGTGTATTCCCCTTCCACCCcgagagcacagccaattttgcgCTCTTGGCTTCCTGCCACAGATGGATGTAGCATCATCGAGAGCTCGTCGGTTCGAATCCCAGCGATGCCACGGTCAGTCGAGAGAGCAAAATTGACCAGGCTCTCTCTAGGGTGAGCGCTTCTGTTTATACCCCCCGGGAGCCCTCTATTACATAAGTTTTAAAacgaaataaaaatgaattaaacaaaataaataacattcacAGAGCATGTTTCATACGTGTGGTAGCTCCAAGTGCTGTACAGTCGAGTCGTAAAAATTGCTGAATAcacaatataaaatgaaaataagtcGAAGGCACTAAAAAGTAAGAGGAAGTACTTTCAATTAAACGCCAAATTAAAAAGATACATTCACAAATGCCTATGTAACAGCTtaagtgcaaaaaaaatgtttttccaaaTTACTTCTCTTTCCTGAAAGTCTCGTGCACTCTATGTCTCTAGTATATCCATATTTCTGCTGTTTATGCGTGTTCTCCGGCCTCCCTGTCTCGCTCCCGTACCTGCGGTGTAGGTAGCCGAGCTGTGGCCCAGCTTGTTGCTCACCATGCAGGTGAAGTGGCCACACAGCGCCGTGTTCAGGTACAGAGAGCTGCCGTCCGCTGACACGCGGCCCACTGCCTCCGTCACCGCGACTTTCTCGTGGAGCCAACGGAAGACGGGCTCCGTCCCCCAGGCTTCCATGCAGTGCAGGCTGGAGTGCGACACGTTCACCATCACTGACACATGGTGCACGgcctctgacacacacacacacacacacatgcaatgaGACTGCGTCCAAGAACTTATTTACATCTATAAGTGTCACCTAAAACTACAGTTAGTTCATCAAAAGCATCGAAAATAAaagtgtaataaatattaacatttaaacactgcTGCCCCAGAGAGAAGTTCCTACTGTACCCTGGAGCAGAACCTGAGAAGGTTCACGAAGGAACTAAAATCCGTTCTGGTTCTTTATGTGGAAACGTGaagaaacgaaaaaaaaaaacacaaaaaaccgTGTAATTGTTTTCTTTGAGATGTTGTTTTGGAAGGCCAGCACTTTGTATCAGACAGCGATATAAAtttccaacatgggaaagtcttcaggacagatgagttTGAAGGAACCATTGTGACGATGATAAAGAAAGGTTTGCGGACATCCCTCGACGTTAAACGTAGCTATGAATGGATCGAAAATATGGCATGTCGTTCTTtaagaaaataatgttttacactgccgtggtgtaagaggaataaatgcTTCGTGACGTGCTGTTAACGTGTAAAAATAAATCgagctaaaaataataaatacacgtCCTTCCCGTAAAACATTCCTGAAAGCAATTCCTGTCTTGGAAACGCCTCAGGCACTGAAATCGTTAAATtgtctagaccaggggtgtgggtgcagggtttcattccagcaaagcagaagccacacctgagtctattgaaagccgcGACCGACTGATTAAAGAGGTGGACTCGGGTGTAGCTCCTGcgtggttggaatgaaaacctgcatccacaccggccctttccggataagctTGGACACCCTTGACCTAGGATTAGGAAATTGATGCGTCTTTTGCTCGTGTTCTAACCTTGAAGAGGTTTCATCTTCACTCGTCTGATTGAACCGCTTCGCCAGTTCCTCGTCAGTAGAACTACACACGTTACTCAGATACACGAATGATGATCCGCCGTCTTGATTAACTCCTACTAAACGAACCGCTTTACGTCTGTGTCTTGCGACAAAGGATTTCAATCAggatgacctttttttttaggTCGTTCCCGAACAATAAACGAGCAATATTTATCGACTGAGTAACGTCACGTGTGGCCGGGACTGCGGTCTACTGAACAAAATGACCAACGGGACGTCTTGTATCTGTATTGTATCCTGCTAAGATTTTAATCATACGCTTGAAAATTGGTCGTTTCTGCTTAGATGGATTGAAATCCCATTATAACCCAGTCTggttgtttctatagcaacagctcatacGCAGGAACTTGTACAGCGGATGCACCAGATGAACGAAGACtaatcgttgatgtggtgaagttatTTGTGAGATTCGTTTAACATGATGGAAGAAGGCGCAGTCGTTCGAGCGCTCGGTCTCGGGTATGTTTTGTTTGCTCGGTGAATTGACGGGCTACgctttgtgtttgtattgtggGGTTGTCTGTGTATTgcatctgtaacacacacaggtgagaacAGGGACTAACTTGTCtcttggacgttccacaacgttaaatcgAAGTGTTATTCCCAAGAACTGACAGAAACTTTAATAGGAATGAGCTTCAGGATTAGATCTTTATGGACGTTACTAAGC containing:
- the si:dkeyp-97a10.2 gene encoding uncharacterized protein si:dkeyp-97a10.2; this encodes MDLGSPCFLASILLQAFVLPSCLCVSVRFPSQQTVYVVSGQNLVLQAEIELSQGDHVTKVTWEREVEGKRNSGKSVVAEYPAKSSEGRVIVEKGGSVMTLRDYQGTDNGVYTVTVRDQKGGQSSARCTVHEYEAVHHVSVMVNVSHSSLHCMEAWGTEPVFRWLHEKVAVTEAVGRVSADGSSLYLNTALCGHFTCMVSNKLGHSSATYTAEPCERESRGTAVAVVCLVLLLFVAGGLTFLLWRKRTSYSNRRERLREPDEDI